In one window of Kosmotoga pacifica DNA:
- a CDS encoding glycerol-3-phosphate acyltransferase: MLLKTLAGILTGYLVGSILPAYFITLMVTGQDIREKGTGHAGTTNVLRQIGFIPGVLTALIDVLKGIFVVLFVRNIFGLSDAIAFISGFAAVLGHVFPFYLHFRGGRGAATTTGLLLYYLFRLVPFYELRYLLMDLSFLLILIFSTILITREENMLAIVVIPAFSFIILFRFFSDIESFYILTCNLYIFTVSTLNIKKYDLLNLESEEFRLWRVLIRPFAFAFPALSFFMPQENLILLIGIVLAFFASLDILRLFFVKVQRMLYEFFPRLYKLSEGEKISSITGFLLGVFIVFLLFDQKIAVIAVAFSIFGDMSAKISGELFGRKKIFNKTLEGTFAFFISAFVISYVFFLYSFMPFWQSVIGAVIASVVELLPLHIDDNVSVPLLSGLVMHLFN, encoded by the coding sequence ATGCTGTTAAAAACCCTTGCAGGAATATTGACAGGTTACCTGGTGGGAAGCATTCTCCCGGCATATTTTATCACACTAATGGTAACCGGTCAGGACATAAGAGAAAAGGGAACAGGACACGCTGGCACGACGAATGTCTTAAGGCAGATCGGGTTTATCCCAGGAGTACTAACGGCTCTAATTGATGTGCTCAAAGGGATTTTTGTGGTGTTGTTCGTCCGGAACATTTTTGGTCTGTCTGATGCCATTGCCTTTATTAGCGGTTTTGCCGCGGTTTTAGGTCATGTCTTTCCTTTCTATCTCCATTTCCGGGGCGGACGTGGCGCGGCAACAACCACTGGCCTACTACTCTACTATCTCTTCAGGCTGGTGCCTTTTTATGAGCTGCGTTACCTCCTTATGGACCTGAGCTTTCTCCTTATATTGATCTTCTCCACTATCCTGATAACAAGGGAAGAAAACATGCTCGCAATCGTGGTAATACCCGCGTTCAGTTTCATCATTCTCTTCCGTTTTTTTTCGGATATAGAGTCCTTTTATATCCTGACATGTAACCTGTACATCTTTACAGTAAGTACATTGAATATAAAAAAGTACGATTTGCTTAATCTTGAAAGCGAAGAATTCAGACTCTGGCGTGTACTCATAAGACCTTTTGCATTTGCTTTTCCCGCTCTAAGCTTTTTCATGCCGCAGGAAAATCTCATACTGCTGATAGGTATAGTTCTGGCTTTTTTCGCTTCTCTCGATATTCTAAGACTCTTTTTTGTGAAGGTACAACGGATGCTGTATGAATTCTTCCCTCGGTTATACAAACTTTCGGAGGGAGAGAAGATTTCTAGCATAACAGGATTTTTGCTTGGAGTTTTTATAGTTTTCCTGCTGTTTGACCAGAAAATCGCAGTTATCGCCGTTGCCTTCTCCATCTTCGGGGATATGAGCGCTAAAATATCAGGTGAATTATTCGGACGGAAGAAGATTTTCAATAAGACCCTTGAAGGCACTTTTGCCTTCTTTATTTCTGCTTTTGTAATTTCGTACGTGTTTTTCCTCTATTCTTTTATGCCGTTTTGGCAGTCCGTCATCGGTGCTGTGATTGCCAGCGTCGTCGAACTGTTGCCATTACAT
- a CDS encoding DUF2905 domain-containing protein yields MGFLERLFFKVGLLLIFVAFVVFALRKLGMQPGKLPGDIRISKEGFEFWFPLTTSLLISGLITGGIWLFRLFDRFFK; encoded by the coding sequence ATGGGTTTTCTGGAGAGGCTATTTTTTAAAGTAGGTCTGCTATTGATATTTGTTGCTTTCGTTGTCTTTGCACTTCGAAAGCTTGGAATGCAACCAGGAAAACTACCAGGGGACATTAGGATCTCAAAGGAAGGTTTTGAGTTCTGGTTCCCCCTCACTACGAGTCTGCTTATCAGCGGCCTGATAACGGGAGGGATCTGGCTTTTCAGATTGTTCGACAGGTTTTTCAAATGA
- a CDS encoding class I SAM-dependent methyltransferase, with protein MPNLYFYPGANNPELYELQNSMIDPDGKVEELIESYIPLDGKILVDIGAGSGYHAHRFADRCKMVYAIEPLSGMLRQMFNRQYNDFKPNLSVINGFAEDIPLRNNIADVVHARLAYFFGPSMKYTEGCEEGIEEVKRILKTGGYFFNVQNNYSNGKYAEFLKLSYGRELDGIQKTIEDFFEGQGFKHHLIETKWRGKSREEIKKVLFLEFPYEIIDQIMDSFEGVEFSYYFSVFVYRKEGE; from the coding sequence ATGCCTAACCTGTATTTCTATCCAGGCGCGAACAATCCGGAACTGTACGAACTTCAAAATTCGATGATAGATCCCGATGGAAAGGTAGAAGAGCTTATAGAAAGTTATATTCCCCTCGATGGTAAGATTCTAGTGGATATAGGGGCCGGTTCGGGCTACCATGCCCACAGATTTGCCGACAGGTGTAAGATGGTCTATGCCATTGAACCCCTTTCTGGAATGCTCAGGCAGATGTTCAACCGACAGTACAACGACTTCAAACCGAATCTCAGTGTGATCAATGGTTTTGCCGAAGACATCCCATTGCGGAACAATATAGCGGACGTTGTTCACGCGAGGCTTGCCTATTTTTTCGGTCCCTCGATGAAATACACCGAAGGTTGTGAAGAGGGGATCGAAGAGGTTAAGAGGATATTGAAAACTGGTGGTTATTTTTTCAACGTTCAGAATAACTATTCTAACGGAAAATACGCTGAGTTTCTAAAGCTCTCTTACGGCAGGGAACTCGATGGTATCCAGAAAACCATTGAAGATTTCTTTGAAGGGCAGGGGTTTAAACACCATCTCATCGAAACAAAGTGGCGCGGGAAAAGTCGTGAGGAGATCAAGAAGGTTCTCTTCCTTGAGTTCCCCTATGAGATCATAGATCAGATAATGGATAGCTTTGAAGGAGTCGAATTCAGCTATTATTTCAGCGTATTTGTCTATAGAAAAGAAGGGGAGTAA
- a CDS encoding DUF362 domain-containing protein translates to MTEVYFTDLTTKPGIGLLKKLEILLSRAGIERVSHKGHFTAVKIHFGEYGNLAFIRPNFVRIVIDKLKSVGAKPFVTDANTLYRGSRSNAVDHLWTATMNGFTSEIIGAPIIIADGLRGSDEVEIEINGNYIKKAKISSAIAMADSLVVITHFKGHEQTGFGGTIKNVGMGSASRAGKLEQHTTSKPYVKTDKCIGCGFCVKNCPVNAITLVNHIAMIDYDKCLGCGQCIAMCNYGAMLPRWDESNDILSRKMVEYAKAVLKDKPALFISFITQVSPDCDCWSINRPPIAPDIGIAVSTDPVALDQACIDLVLERTGHDPFLEVHPGVSWREQLEYAEKLGLGSREYKLEKVNVNL, encoded by the coding sequence ATGACGGAGGTTTATTTCACAGATTTGACAACAAAACCGGGTATCGGGCTTTTAAAAAAACTGGAAATTCTGCTTAGCAGGGCAGGAATAGAACGAGTGAGTCACAAAGGCCATTTCACTGCTGTCAAAATTCATTTTGGAGAATATGGAAACCTCGCATTCATCAGGCCAAACTTTGTCAGAATCGTCATAGACAAGCTCAAATCCGTTGGCGCAAAACCCTTCGTCACAGATGCCAACACCCTTTATCGTGGAAGTCGTTCGAACGCTGTTGACCACCTCTGGACTGCCACTATGAATGGCTTCACCTCCGAGATTATCGGTGCGCCCATTATCATTGCCGACGGGCTCAGAGGAAGTGACGAGGTTGAAATCGAAATCAATGGTAACTACATAAAAAAGGCTAAGATCTCCTCCGCGATTGCAATGGCAGATTCTCTCGTTGTCATTACTCATTTCAAAGGCCATGAGCAAACGGGATTCGGTGGAACCATTAAAAACGTTGGTATGGGATCTGCTTCACGCGCCGGAAAGCTTGAGCAACACACCACTTCAAAACCCTATGTTAAAACCGACAAATGTATTGGTTGTGGGTTCTGTGTGAAAAACTGCCCTGTGAATGCGATAACGCTAGTGAATCATATTGCCATGATAGATTATGATAAATGTCTTGGCTGCGGGCAGTGTATAGCCATGTGCAACTATGGTGCTATGTTGCCGCGCTGGGACGAATCTAATGACATCCTTAGCAGAAAAATGGTTGAGTACGCTAAAGCAGTCCTTAAAGATAAACCGGCTTTGTTCATTTCTTTTATCACGCAAGTTTCACCGGACTGTGATTGCTGGTCGATAAACAGGCCACCGATCGCGCCAGACATCGGGATAGCAGTCAGTACAGACCCAGTAGCGCTGGACCAGGCATGTATCGACCTTGTGCTAGAGCGAACAGGCCATGATCCTTTCTTAGAAGTGCATCCTGGCGTTAGCTGGAGGGAACAGCTCGAATATGCCGAAAAACTCGGTCTGGGTTCACGTGAGTACAAACTCGAGAAGGTCAATGTGAATCTTTGA
- a CDS encoding cold-shock protein gives MKGTVKWFNNSKGYGFITKEEGGDVFVHYTAINVNGFKTLNEGQQVEFEIEDGPKGPQAVNVTPIE, from the coding sequence GTGAAAGGTACTGTTAAGTGGTTCAACAACAGCAAAGGTTACGGTTTCATCACCAAGGAAGAGGGCGGAGACGTTTTTGTTCACTACACCGCCATTAACGTTAATGGATTCAAAACACTCAACGAGGGCCAGCAGGTCGAATTCGAAATCGAAGACGGTCCCAAAGGTCCCCAGGCTGTAAACGTAACTCCAATTGAATAA
- a CDS encoding alpha-amylase family glycosyl hydrolase yields the protein MSRVLLISLFLVFTGLLLSADFFINSAEQPYIIGDFNNWKPVTMEKAAGNWWYASIELDPGIYHYYFTTENGKRIIDPFKERIAGDTGPLNILRVQGPVSPHGLSERDIVHRIWEREYFNPVKPGEYYITISVIEDLTNSVFIVLNGKRVKMNFLRSSGGYDYFRVNLKNVQALEYYFELSVDESKLYFGANGLSEHDIISFSLPLEDLPVEYFDTPEWSKGAVYYQIFPERFANGDSANDPMGSQDWYADPKKSNLGSDGFFGGDLQGVLKHLDYLEKLGIDAIYFNPIFESVSSHKYDTVDYLKIDDNFGDYELFKKLVGELDRKGISVILDGVFNHTGDEFWAFQDIKEKGKESPYWDWYFIKGDKPRKYKGHALNYIAWGGYADMPKLNVLNPEVVSYINKVLEKYAMAGIKGWRLDVAGEVNPAFWRLYFRPTVKGLNKESLIVGEIWGDARVYLQGDLFDSVMNYQFRDAVIEYVARAGHSAKKFVAMTDYYLKRYPPQVLYSLWNMLDSHDTERFLTTVYGNEKLFKIAVGLQMTFLGSPVIYYGDEVGMEGGKDPDNRRPMPWKEELWDIEILDYYKKLISLRREHPALRTGSYEVVQTQNSLLVYRRKLDDDEILVIVNPGSEAELLHDLSGSYEELLTGKIIELEKLTIPPESFMIFTPNKKSTR from the coding sequence ATGAGTAGAGTGCTATTAATTTCATTGTTTTTAGTATTTACAGGACTTTTGCTGTCTGCGGATTTCTTTATAAATTCAGCTGAACAGCCCTATATTATTGGTGATTTCAACAACTGGAAACCAGTTACAATGGAAAAGGCTGCAGGTAACTGGTGGTATGCAAGCATTGAGCTGGATCCCGGAATTTACCATTATTACTTCACCACAGAAAATGGTAAAAGAATAATAGACCCTTTCAAAGAACGTATTGCAGGAGACACAGGCCCTTTGAATATCCTGAGGGTACAGGGACCTGTAAGTCCTCATGGTTTGTCCGAAAGGGATATCGTTCACAGAATATGGGAAAGAGAGTATTTCAATCCCGTCAAACCGGGGGAATACTACATCACCATATCGGTGATAGAAGACCTCACCAATTCCGTTTTCATTGTACTCAATGGGAAAAGGGTCAAAATGAATTTTTTAAGAAGTTCTGGAGGATACGACTATTTCAGAGTTAACCTGAAGAATGTACAGGCTCTCGAATACTATTTCGAGCTCAGCGTAGATGAGAGCAAGCTCTATTTTGGTGCAAACGGTCTCTCTGAACACGATATTATTTCCTTCAGTCTGCCCCTCGAAGACCTACCTGTCGAATATTTCGACACTCCTGAATGGTCCAAAGGAGCAGTGTATTATCAGATTTTTCCTGAAAGATTTGCAAATGGGGATTCTGCAAACGATCCAATGGGTTCTCAAGATTGGTACGCAGATCCAAAAAAATCCAACCTCGGTTCTGACGGATTCTTTGGAGGAGACCTTCAGGGGGTCCTCAAACACCTCGATTATCTTGAAAAACTTGGCATCGACGCGATCTATTTCAATCCCATATTCGAGAGCGTTTCGAGTCACAAATATGATACTGTCGATTATCTCAAAATCGACGACAACTTCGGCGACTATGAACTCTTTAAAAAACTCGTTGGTGAACTTGACAGGAAAGGAATAAGTGTAATCCTTGATGGTGTTTTCAACCACACCGGTGATGAGTTCTGGGCTTTTCAAGATATTAAAGAAAAAGGAAAAGAATCTCCTTATTGGGACTGGTATTTCATAAAAGGTGATAAACCCAGGAAGTACAAGGGACACGCTTTGAATTATATAGCGTGGGGTGGTTACGCCGACATGCCGAAGTTGAATGTGCTCAACCCTGAAGTAGTATCGTATATAAATAAAGTTCTTGAAAAATACGCAATGGCAGGCATAAAGGGCTGGAGACTGGATGTCGCTGGAGAGGTAAATCCTGCTTTCTGGCGACTGTATTTCCGTCCGACTGTAAAAGGGCTTAACAAAGAATCTTTAATCGTCGGAGAGATCTGGGGAGATGCCAGAGTATACCTTCAAGGTGATCTTTTTGATTCCGTGATGAACTACCAGTTCAGAGACGCGGTTATAGAATATGTGGCCAGGGCAGGTCATTCTGCGAAGAAATTTGTTGCCATGACCGATTACTATCTAAAGAGATATCCACCTCAGGTCTTGTATTCTCTATGGAATATGCTCGATAGCCACGACACGGAAAGGTTTCTTACGACTGTATATGGTAATGAAAAGCTTTTCAAAATAGCTGTTGGCCTCCAGATGACCTTCTTAGGAAGTCCGGTGATCTATTATGGTGATGAGGTAGGAATGGAAGGTGGTAAAGACCCTGATAACAGAAGACCAATGCCCTGGAAAGAGGAACTCTGGGACATAGAAATACTCGATTACTATAAAAAGCTCATCTCACTCAGAAGGGAACACCCAGCGCTGAGAACGGGAAGTTACGAGGTTGTTCAAACTCAGAATTCGCTGCTGGTATACAGGAGAAAGCTGGATGACGATGAGATACTCGTTATAGTCAATCCGGGATCCGAAGCGGAACTACTCCACGACCTTTCTGGTTCCTATGAGGAACTTTTGACGGGGAAGATTATTGAACTGGAAAAACTGACAATACCACCTGAGAGCTTCATGATTTTCACGCCAAATAAAAAAAGCACCCGCTAA
- a CDS encoding DMT family transporter, with protein MNRYLPYIAGLTSSVIFGFSFLFTKMAIDFTSPFYFLAYRFSFAFIFLFVLKLSGILKAKVTEKSLIDLGLLAFIQPLMYFSLEITGINLTTSVEAGILISTIPVFVLILSRIFLKEFLSGIQQFFMFLSLAGVILITISRGLHFSKSLVGALFLIACSISAAFYNILSRRASLNYTPADITYHMMLFGFLGFTSVAFFWSLLKRETFEFVRELLIREVMISVLYLGILSSAVTFFLLNFTLSRIPATRASVFPYISTVVALFAGFVFRGERLTLLSMVGATMILLGVWWINAFASKMKREVSE; from the coding sequence ATGAACAGATACCTTCCATATATTGCTGGATTAACGTCTTCTGTGATTTTTGGGTTTTCATTCCTTTTCACAAAGATGGCCATCGATTTCACATCTCCGTTTTATTTTCTGGCCTACAGGTTTAGCTTTGCCTTCATTTTTCTGTTTGTTCTGAAACTATCGGGAATTCTTAAAGCTAAAGTGACAGAGAAAAGCCTTATCGACCTGGGTTTGCTGGCATTCATTCAGCCCCTAATGTACTTTTCCTTGGAAATCACAGGGATTAATCTAACAACATCAGTGGAGGCCGGTATCCTCATCTCCACTATTCCAGTTTTTGTGCTTATACTTTCGAGAATTTTCTTGAAAGAGTTTTTATCCGGAATCCAGCAATTCTTCATGTTTCTCTCTCTGGCCGGTGTTATACTGATCACGATTTCGAGAGGTCTCCATTTTTCAAAGAGCCTTGTTGGAGCGCTTTTTTTGATCGCTTGTTCTATAAGTGCTGCCTTTTATAACATCCTGTCGAGGAGAGCATCGTTAAACTATACTCCTGCAGACATTACCTATCATATGATGCTTTTCGGTTTTCTTGGGTTTACTTCTGTTGCTTTTTTTTGGTCTCTCTTGAAGCGGGAAACATTCGAGTTTGTTAGGGAATTACTGATACGCGAAGTTATGATTTCGGTACTTTATCTTGGTATACTATCGTCAGCGGTGACCTTTTTTCTGTTGAACTTCACCCTTTCAAGAATACCCGCCACAAGGGCTTCCGTATTTCCCTACATATCCACGGTGGTAGCACTCTTTGCAGGTTTCGTATTCCGTGGGGAGAGATTGACTTTATTGAGCATGGTAGGAGCTACAATGATATTGCTGGGCGTATGGTGGATCAACGCCTTCGCATCAAAAATGAAGCGGGAGGTATCCGAATGA
- a CDS encoding ECF transporter S component → MNKKLAALGMWLALGFIISLFFHQFPLKVGQILLPLHFIVILAGVISGPYVGGISGFLTPLFSALIVGKPPIQPPIAFFMSLELLTYGVITGFMTARGKNLYLSMLTAWIAGRLVYALEIIVIAPMLGFNLGTLPSLLLSYLLGLPGVAIQLFLIPVVFKRLKNSGVV, encoded by the coding sequence ATGAACAAAAAACTTGCAGCGCTTGGTATGTGGTTAGCTCTGGGTTTTATCATCTCCCTATTTTTCCACCAGTTTCCTCTTAAAGTGGGACAGATTTTGTTACCCCTGCATTTTATTGTGATCCTTGCTGGGGTTATTTCTGGTCCCTATGTAGGTGGCATATCGGGATTTTTGACACCTCTGTTCAGCGCATTAATTGTGGGGAAACCTCCCATTCAACCACCAATCGCATTTTTCATGTCTTTGGAGCTCTTAACTTACGGAGTGATAACGGGCTTCATGACTGCCCGCGGAAAGAACCTGTATCTATCGATGCTGACTGCGTGGATCGCTGGTCGTTTAGTATATGCTCTGGAAATCATCGTTATAGCGCCCATGCTTGGTTTTAACCTCGGAACATTGCCATCTCTCTTGCTCTCATATCTCCTCGGATTACCGGGCGTCGCGATACAGCTATTCCTTATTCCAGTTGTTTTCAAGAGATTGAAAAACTCAGGGGTGGTATGA